One window from the genome of Actinoplanes teichomyceticus ATCC 31121 encodes:
- a CDS encoding glycerophosphodiester phosphodiesterase, producing MSAYRPLVFAHRGGADALPEHTLGAYLRALEDGVDGLECDVRLTRDGHLVCVHDRRLDRTSNGRGLVSRRTLAQLDEYNYGSWHPGYPADEELPDLSRLLTLERLLEAVRDSGRPVRLLIETKHPSRYGAEVERRLVGMLRRFGLAEPKPDDPVQVTVMSFAALALRRIRAQAPGVPTVYLLELLPPGVGKGRLPFGARIAGPGIDLLRSRPGLLPAMRAAGHQTYVWTVNEPDDLELALRHRVDGVISDRPRFVLDRLAQM from the coding sequence GTGAGCGCGTACCGTCCGCTCGTCTTCGCGCACCGTGGAGGCGCGGACGCGCTGCCCGAGCACACCCTCGGGGCATACCTGCGTGCCCTGGAGGACGGCGTCGACGGGCTGGAGTGCGACGTCCGGCTGACCCGGGACGGGCACCTGGTCTGCGTGCACGACCGGCGGCTCGACCGCACCAGCAACGGCCGGGGGCTGGTCAGCCGGCGCACCCTCGCCCAGCTCGACGAGTACAACTACGGCTCCTGGCACCCCGGCTACCCGGCCGACGAGGAGCTGCCCGACCTCAGCCGCCTGCTCACCCTGGAACGGCTGCTGGAGGCGGTGCGCGACTCCGGCCGACCGGTCCGCCTGCTGATCGAGACCAAGCACCCCTCCCGGTACGGCGCCGAGGTGGAGCGCCGGCTGGTCGGGATGCTGCGCCGGTTCGGGCTGGCCGAGCCGAAGCCGGACGATCCGGTACAGGTGACGGTGATGTCCTTCGCGGCGCTGGCGCTGCGTCGCATCCGCGCGCAGGCGCCCGGGGTGCCCACCGTCTACCTGCTGGAGCTGCTGCCGCCCGGGGTCGGCAAGGGCCGCCTGCCGTTCGGCGCGCGGATCGCCGGCCCGGGCATCGACCTGCTGCGCAGCCGGCCCGGCCTGCTGCCGGCGATGCGCGCCGCCGGCCACCAGACGTACGTCTGGACCGTCAACGAGCCGGACGACCTGGAGCTGGCGCTGCGCCACCGGGTGGACGGCGTGATCAGCGACCGGCCCCGGTTCGTGCTGGACCGCCTGGCCCAGATGTGA
- a CDS encoding sensor histidine kinase: MPDRPDYPALTRGQIAVLDRVNAGETGLPVLQHLVRLAQDVLGARGAGFAEYADGHGRIIAATGVCEPAVGRRVEQADRLPGRRALLVPLDSVNDAFARQIEGGDLRHMLGARCETGDTSAGSLHVYFGEDAGEPGPEHHAVLELLAGEIGRLYGLGRGLPVHPAAAPDQAGAQADRDLWVAVTSHELRTPVTVIKGYADTLTNHWQTLGEPGRREAVRVIGNRAGELARLLDRLLSAASDDRGAGGSPAGPFDLVEALREAVQELPADLRRRVRLAHLPEGLPKAYGNRDSIATILTELTTNAEKYSPPDSPVELCAGTDDDTLRFRVSDRGAGIAPEHVERAFERYWQADGGDRHHHPGAGLGLYLVRRMVERQHGWVSLRPREGGGTVAEVRFPRA, encoded by the coding sequence ATGCCGGACCGTCCCGACTACCCAGCGCTGACCCGGGGTCAGATCGCGGTTCTCGACCGCGTCAACGCCGGGGAGACCGGCCTGCCCGTGCTCCAGCACCTGGTCCGGCTCGCCCAGGACGTGCTCGGCGCACGCGGGGCGGGCTTCGCGGAGTACGCGGACGGCCACGGCCGGATCATCGCGGCCACCGGGGTGTGCGAGCCGGCCGTCGGCCGCCGCGTGGAGCAGGCCGACCGGCTGCCCGGCCGGCGCGCCCTGCTGGTCCCGCTGGACTCGGTGAACGACGCCTTCGCCCGGCAGATCGAGGGTGGCGACCTGCGGCACATGCTCGGCGCCCGCTGCGAGACCGGCGACACGTCCGCCGGGTCGCTGCACGTCTACTTCGGCGAGGACGCCGGGGAGCCCGGGCCGGAGCATCACGCCGTACTGGAACTGCTGGCCGGCGAGATCGGGCGTCTCTACGGCCTCGGCCGCGGCCTGCCGGTGCATCCGGCGGCCGCGCCGGACCAGGCCGGCGCGCAGGCCGACCGCGACCTGTGGGTGGCGGTCACCAGCCACGAGCTGCGCACCCCGGTCACGGTGATCAAGGGGTACGCGGACACCCTGACCAACCACTGGCAGACGCTCGGCGAGCCGGGCCGCCGGGAGGCGGTCCGGGTGATCGGCAACCGGGCCGGCGAGCTGGCCCGGCTGCTCGACCGGCTGCTCTCCGCGGCGAGCGACGACCGGGGCGCCGGCGGCTCCCCGGCCGGCCCGTTCGACCTGGTCGAGGCGCTCCGCGAGGCGGTCCAGGAACTTCCGGCCGACCTGCGGCGCCGGGTGCGGCTCGCGCACCTGCCGGAGGGCCTGCCGAAGGCGTACGGCAACCGGGACTCGATCGCCACCATCCTCACCGAACTCACCACGAACGCGGAGAAATACTCCCCGCCGGACAGCCCGGTCGAACTGTGCGCCGGGACCGACGACGACACGTTGCGCTTCCGGGTCTCCGACCGGGGCGCCGGCATCGCGCCCGAGCACGTCGAGCGCGCCTTCGAGCGGTACTGGCAGGCCGACGGCGGCGACCGGCACCATCACCCCGGCGCCGGCCTGGGCCTCTACCTGGTCCGGCGGATGGTGGAACGCCAGCACGGCTGGGTGTCGCTGCGCCCCCGGGAGGGCGGCGGGACGGTCGCCGAGGTGCGCTTCCCGCGCGCCTGA
- a CDS encoding rhodanese-like domain-containing protein, whose amino-acid sequence MFGPQVPSVTPDQVGSDAYLLDVREPDEWTAGHAPGAHHLPMMEVPARMAEVPSDGEVVVICRAGGRSGQVVAYLMNQGWDNVRNLDGGMQSWAAYGRDMVSEDGQPARVL is encoded by the coding sequence GTGTTCGGACCTCAGGTACCCAGCGTCACCCCCGATCAGGTCGGCTCCGACGCCTACCTCCTCGACGTCCGCGAGCCGGACGAGTGGACCGCCGGCCACGCGCCGGGCGCCCACCACCTGCCCATGATGGAGGTGCCCGCCCGGATGGCCGAGGTGCCGTCGGACGGCGAGGTCGTGGTGATCTGCCGGGCCGGCGGGCGGTCCGGCCAGGTGGTCGCCTATCTGATGAACCAGGGCTGGGACAACGTGCGCAATCTCGACGGCGGGATGCAGTCCTGGGCGGCGTACGGCCGGGACATGGTCAGCGAGGACGGGCAGCCGGCCAGGGTGCTGTGA
- a CDS encoding DUF5926 family protein, producing MSKRRKTRESAPKTKVRDIFVARPFEGLADEPEWVALRELVPAASARLTLKPEIIEEYGDRPVTLSTVLPMAWPAMSRRDGEVFIGLQRHVQSGDVSRDLAVAILSALRTAPGDAVSVPALPGAGPRLQDVLVDEPLEITMHDGFEYWLDADQLQDASVKASLERANASIYPTVRLSAAKAAYWCRIAPDKGHVRWVLGDAEDHALDTLARLSAAGELVLGDDTKFAGMFRAHGLLVPVWDIPGEPEAADWEAPLADFAKRYQDMLAITEPLDSAGRRARQGLIGRQLTLR from the coding sequence GTGAGTAAGCGTCGTAAGACCCGCGAGTCCGCCCCCAAGACCAAGGTGCGCGACATCTTCGTCGCCCGCCCGTTCGAGGGCCTGGCCGACGAGCCCGAATGGGTCGCGCTGCGAGAGCTGGTCCCGGCCGCGTCGGCGAGGCTGACCCTCAAGCCGGAGATCATCGAGGAGTACGGTGACCGCCCGGTCACCCTGTCCACCGTGCTGCCGATGGCCTGGCCCGCCATGTCCCGCCGGGACGGCGAGGTCTTCATCGGGCTCCAGCGGCACGTGCAGTCCGGTGACGTCTCCCGCGACCTGGCGGTGGCCATCCTCTCCGCGCTGCGCACCGCCCCCGGCGACGCGGTGTCCGTCCCGGCGCTGCCCGGCGCGGGCCCGCGCCTGCAGGACGTGCTGGTCGACGAACCGCTCGAGATCACCATGCACGACGGCTTCGAGTACTGGCTGGACGCCGACCAACTGCAGGACGCCAGCGTCAAGGCGTCACTGGAGCGGGCCAACGCGTCGATCTACCCGACCGTGCGGCTGTCCGCCGCCAAGGCCGCCTACTGGTGCCGGATCGCACCGGACAAGGGCCACGTCCGCTGGGTGCTCGGCGATGCCGAGGACCACGCGCTGGACACCCTGGCCCGCCTCTCCGCGGCCGGTGAGCTGGTGCTCGGCGACGACACCAAGTTCGCCGGCATGTTCCGGGCGCACGGCCTGCTGGTCCCGGTGTGGGACATCCCGGGCGAGCCGGAGGCCGCCGACTGGGAGGCGCCGCTGGCCGATTTCGCCAAGCGGTACCAGGACATGCTGGCGATCACCGAGCCGCTCGACTCAGCCGGCCGCCGCGCCCGGCAGGGCCTGATCGGGCGGCAGCTGACGCTGCGCTGA
- a CDS encoding LCP family protein yields the protein MTVTMPPPVPTQDRGASSAPDAPAAPAASKRRRPRSPLWAKLTAGLGVLLVLTSGGGIAAGRVLISQTTGTIAKGDLTGDAAKTVAEGADTGTLRGPIDMLLMGLDARARWADGELHSDTIIILHIPAGHDRAYLISIPRDTEVRVPAFEPSGYPGGTAKATEAFYWGAQNGGGWTGGAQLLAKTLKDLTGISFDGAAIINFGGFKNVIDRLGGVRMCVDQQVTSRHMVRVDGTAMYLADARRTGKATKPVVHRVGCRDMAGWEALDYARQRYGLKNGDYDRQRHQQQLIKAMAKKAASGGVLSNPLRISGLIKAAGKSLVLDTGDVSIPDFVLGLKGVAANDMVLLRTNDGTFAGNASGRETITEKSRAMYRAVQQDRLDEFLLANPDVVANEK from the coding sequence ATGACGGTCACGATGCCGCCACCGGTCCCCACCCAGGATCGCGGCGCGTCGAGCGCCCCGGACGCACCCGCGGCCCCGGCCGCGAGCAAGCGCAGGCGGCCCCGGTCGCCGCTGTGGGCCAAACTCACCGCCGGCCTCGGCGTCCTGCTCGTGCTCACCAGCGGCGGTGGCATCGCCGCCGGCCGGGTGCTGATCAGCCAGACCACCGGGACGATCGCCAAGGGGGACCTGACCGGCGACGCGGCGAAGACGGTCGCCGAGGGCGCGGACACCGGTACCCTGCGCGGACCGATCGACATGCTGCTGATGGGCCTGGACGCCCGGGCCCGCTGGGCGGACGGCGAGCTGCACTCGGACACCATCATCATCCTGCACATCCCGGCCGGCCACGACCGGGCGTACCTGATCTCCATCCCCCGCGACACCGAGGTGCGGGTGCCGGCGTTCGAGCCGAGCGGCTATCCGGGTGGCACGGCCAAGGCGACCGAGGCGTTCTACTGGGGCGCGCAGAACGGCGGCGGCTGGACCGGCGGGGCCCAGCTGCTCGCCAAGACGCTGAAGGACCTGACCGGGATCAGCTTCGACGGCGCCGCGATCATCAACTTCGGCGGCTTCAAGAACGTCATCGACCGGCTCGGCGGCGTGCGGATGTGCGTCGACCAGCAGGTCACCTCGCGCCACATGGTCCGGGTCGACGGCACGGCGATGTACCTGGCCGACGCCCGCAGGACCGGCAAGGCCACCAAGCCGGTCGTGCACCGGGTCGGCTGCCGGGACATGGCCGGCTGGGAGGCGCTCGACTACGCCCGCCAGCGGTACGGCCTGAAGAACGGTGACTACGACCGGCAGCGGCACCAGCAGCAGCTGATCAAGGCGATGGCGAAGAAGGCCGCGTCCGGTGGCGTCCTGAGCAACCCGCTGAGGATCAGCGGTCTGATCAAGGCGGCCGGCAAGTCGCTGGTGCTCGACACCGGTGACGTCTCGATCCCGGACTTCGTGCTCGGCCTCAAGGGTGTCGCGGCCAACGACATGGTGCTGCTGCGCACCAACGACGGCACCTTCGCCGGCAACGCCAGCGGCCGGGAGACGATCACCGAGAAGAGCCGGGCGATGTACCGGGCGGTGCAGCAGGACCGGCTCGACGAGTTCCTCCTCGCGAACCCGGACGTCGTCGCGAACGAGAAGTGA